One stretch of Cygnus olor isolate bCygOlo1 chromosome 1, bCygOlo1.pri.v2, whole genome shotgun sequence DNA includes these proteins:
- the LOC121059097 gene encoding fibronectin type III domain-containing protein 9-like — MGITVQNITGNTAVVIWPQMASCADSFYSVMYHPNWKSMPASYSRKSFQKEERVPASRSSFVVENLTPLTTYILCVTCQSANPSSDQCRVFNTLQRDPASAGTAKKELALGIWLASSLLLLIIAAVLLYGCLHLLCRRRRERPRGRAGSSEWDPGKTWTKSAAGASEELGVQGQRRRDGEEKQPGGIQLATIIEDPSACQEPCRPASESRERVPRAGPYSAIN, encoded by the coding sequence ATGGGAATAACCGTCCAGAACATCACAGGGAACACAGCGGTGGTGATCTGGCCCCAGATGGCCAGCTGCGCCGACAGCTTTTACAGCGTCATGTACCACCCCAACTGGAAGAGCATGCCGGCGAGCTACTCGAGGAAGAGCTTCCAGAAGGAAGAGAGGGTGCCCGCCAGCCGCTCCTCCTTCGTGGTCGAAAACCTGACTCCGCTGACCACGTACATCCTGTGCGTCACCTGCCAGTCCGCCAACCCCTCCAGCGACCAGTGCAGGGTCTTTAACACGCTGCAACGAGACCCGGCGTCTGCCGGCACCGCCAAGAAGGAGCTGGCGCTGGGCATCTGGCtggccagcagcctcctgctcctcatCATCGCCGCCGTCCTCCTCTACGGCTGCCTGCACCTGCTCTGCCGCAGGAGGCGCGAGCGCCCGCGAGGGCGAGCCGGGTCCTCCGAATGGGACCCGGGGAAGACGTGGACCAAAAGCGCAGCGGGCGCCTCCGAGGAGCTCGGTGTGCAGGGCCAACGGAGGCGGGACGGCGAGGAGAAGCAGCCGGGTGGCATCCAGCTGGCCACGATCATAGAGGACCCGTCAGCCTGCCAGGAGCCCTGCCGGCCCGCTTCCGAGAGCCGGGAACGAGTGCCAAGGGCCGGGCCGTACTCTGCCATCAATTAG